In Gimesia benthica, a single window of DNA contains:
- a CDS encoding sulfatase family protein — translation MKTISWASCLWLFLFLLLAIDSTCCNAASRPNLISIVTDDQGRWAMGLYGNKQIHTPYMDQIGKQGAVFTNAFVATPVCSPSRATFLSGRYPTELRITDYISPDEAREGAGLHAPIWPAVLQKAGYRTALIGKWHLGEQADFHPRKKGYDHFMGFLSGGTRPMDPILEIEGVTEKQTGPLPDLLVDNAIQFVRASKDRPFALCLHFRAPHTPYGPVPAEDSSHYEGIEIEMPIAEGLIPAQIKQKNKEYYASISSVDRNIGRLLKELDQLQLTDNTLVIFTSDHGYNNGRHGISTKGNGHWLAGGITGPKRPNMWDTSIRVPLVMRWPRVIQPGTHFDEMVSNVDMFKFVLGALDLPLPENASLHGIDYSPLLFGKSIPERTAIYGQYDLHNNGLAYMRMIRTEKWKFVKHYRARYMDELYDLEADPDETRNLIRRRMPPGSKEKATELEQQLIEWQKSIQDPILKPAYQ, via the coding sequence ATGAAAACGATCTCATGGGCATCCTGTCTCTGGCTGTTCCTGTTTCTGCTCCTCGCCATCGATTCCACATGTTGCAACGCAGCTTCGCGTCCGAACCTGATTTCCATCGTCACCGACGATCAGGGGCGCTGGGCCATGGGCCTGTATGGAAATAAACAGATCCACACTCCCTATATGGATCAGATTGGGAAGCAGGGGGCGGTCTTTACGAATGCCTTTGTTGCCACTCCGGTCTGCTCCCCCAGTCGGGCCACGTTCCTCTCCGGCCGTTATCCTACCGAGTTGAGAATCACAGATTACATCTCCCCGGATGAAGCCCGCGAGGGCGCGGGGCTGCACGCTCCCATCTGGCCCGCAGTATTACAGAAAGCCGGTTACCGAACGGCCCTGATCGGGAAGTGGCACCTGGGCGAACAGGCCGACTTCCATCCGCGAAAAAAAGGGTACGACCACTTCATGGGATTTCTCTCGGGGGGCACCCGGCCGATGGACCCCATTCTGGAAATCGAGGGGGTAACAGAAAAACAGACAGGCCCCCTGCCCGATTTACTGGTCGATAATGCGATTCAGTTTGTCAGGGCATCCAAAGACAGACCATTTGCACTCTGTCTGCACTTCCGGGCTCCGCATACTCCTTATGGCCCGGTCCCTGCAGAGGACTCTTCCCACTACGAAGGCATTGAGATCGAGATGCCCATTGCCGAGGGGCTGATCCCAGCACAGATCAAGCAGAAAAACAAAGAATACTACGCGAGCATTTCCTCAGTGGACCGGAACATCGGCCGTCTGCTCAAGGAACTGGATCAGCTACAACTCACGGATAATACCCTGGTAATCTTTACCAGCGACCATGGTTACAACAACGGCCGCCACGGCATCAGTACTAAAGGCAACGGTCACTGGCTGGCGGGAGGAATCACCGGTCCCAAACGTCCCAACATGTGGGACACTTCAATCCGCGTTCCGCTGGTGATGCGCTGGCCGCGTGTGATACAGCCGGGCACCCACTTCGATGAGATGGTTTCTAACGTGGACATGTTCAAATTTGTCCTGGGAGCACTCGACCTTCCCCTGCCTGAAAATGCGTCCTTACATGGAATCGATTACTCTCCCCTTTTGTTCGGCAAATCGATTCCAGAACGAACCGCGATTTACGGCCAGTATGACCTGCACAATAACGGTTTGGCCTACATGCGAATGATCCGCACTGAAAAATGGAAGTTCGTCAAACACTATCGGGCCCGGTACATGGACGAACTATATGACCTTGAGGCAGATCCGGACGAAACCCGAAATCTGATACGACGACGCATGCCCCCTGGATCAAAAGAGAAAGCCACAGAGCTGGAACAACAGCTGATCGAGTGGCAAAAGTCGATTCAGGATCCCATTTTGAAACCTGCTTACCAGTAA
- a CDS encoding DUF480 domain-containing protein, protein MNDATQEDKELLQISELSRPQRRVLGVLLEKAFTTPDQYPLTLKAVTTGCNQKSNRDPISNYSETQVYETLESLRELGLVAVIHSDSGRTERYRHYMRHRFNFTEPQLAILTELWLRGRQTMGELRGRASRMVPIETLEQLRAEFKGLLDQKYVQSNGSIERRGIEVDHNWYKESEGKALGFDSSADSEPEDTRPAPTPAPVPTVNNTSSELGALQEAVERLQSDNQQLSQHVASMADVVEQLQQQLADLKQELGS, encoded by the coding sequence ATGAATGACGCCACACAGGAAGATAAAGAACTGCTGCAGATCTCTGAACTTTCCAGACCCCAGCGCCGCGTGCTGGGGGTATTACTGGAAAAAGCGTTTACGACTCCCGATCAATATCCACTGACACTCAAAGCAGTTACCACCGGTTGCAATCAGAAGAGCAACCGCGATCCCATCAGCAATTACAGTGAGACGCAGGTGTATGAAACCCTGGAATCGCTGCGTGAATTAGGACTTGTAGCCGTAATTCATTCAGACAGTGGTCGCACAGAACGTTACCGCCATTACATGCGTCATCGTTTCAATTTTACCGAACCCCAACTGGCCATCCTGACTGAACTCTGGCTGCGGGGTCGGCAGACGATGGGAGAACTCCGCGGCCGGGCGAGTCGTATGGTGCCGATTGAGACTCTCGAACAGTTGCGGGCGGAATTTAAGGGACTTCTTGATCAGAAGTATGTACAATCAAATGGCAGCATTGAACGACGCGGCATCGAAGTCGATCACAACTGGTACAAGGAAAGTGAAGGCAAAGCGCTGGGATTCGATTCTTCAGCCGACAGCGAGCCTGAGGATACGCGGCCTGCTCCCACTCCTGCTCCCGTACCTACAGTCAACAATACCAGCTCGGAGCTGGGAGCCTTACAAGAAGCCGTAGAGCGTCTGCAGTCCGACAACCAGCAGCTGTCGCAACATGTGGCATCCATGGCCGACGTGGTTGAACAGTTACAACAACAGCTGGCAGATCTGAAACAGGAACTGGGCAGCTGA
- a CDS encoding M28 family peptidase — protein MTNIDTQRLKRLCEDLCQSIRPAESEALEAARQYVSRELETSGWEIERHPFQAQDSMLVTFSGQNLIARHPRLSDPEKPLFCVGAHLDTRPESPGADDNTSAVAALLELGRLLPELQQTGGAWSIELVAFDLEENGMLGGAEHARLHQEKKTDLRGMVSLEMLGYCDPTPGSQMLPRELVGLYPDTGDFIAVVGNQNSEKLIEAFKTGLKTVETLPVEILQVPQNGEMLQATRLSDHSPFWDAGYPALMITDTSFLRNPHYHQPSDTVDTLDFEFLTKVTQGSLEATRQILNQGY, from the coding sequence ATGACGAATATAGACACTCAACGACTGAAGCGGCTCTGTGAAGACCTCTGCCAGTCCATTCGTCCCGCTGAAAGTGAAGCACTGGAAGCCGCCCGCCAGTATGTGAGCCGGGAACTGGAAACTTCCGGATGGGAGATCGAACGGCATCCGTTTCAGGCTCAGGATTCCATGCTGGTCACGTTCTCAGGTCAGAACCTGATTGCCCGGCATCCCCGGTTGTCTGATCCGGAGAAACCATTATTCTGCGTTGGCGCCCACCTGGATACGCGTCCCGAATCGCCCGGTGCGGATGACAATACCAGTGCCGTCGCGGCCCTGCTGGAACTGGGACGCCTGCTTCCCGAATTACAACAGACAGGCGGTGCATGGAGTATTGAGCTGGTGGCGTTTGACCTGGAAGAAAACGGAATGCTGGGTGGAGCAGAACACGCCCGCCTGCACCAGGAAAAAAAGACAGATCTGCGCGGCATGGTTTCGCTGGAAATGCTGGGCTACTGTGATCCCACTCCGGGCAGTCAGATGCTGCCCCGCGAGCTCGTCGGCCTGTATCCCGATACGGGCGATTTTATCGCCGTGGTCGGTAATCAGAATTCCGAAAAGCTGATCGAAGCATTTAAAACCGGTCTCAAAACAGTGGAAACACTGCCGGTCGAAATCTTACAGGTTCCGCAAAATGGCGAAATGCTGCAGGCCACGCGTTTAAGTGACCATAGTCCGTTCTGGGATGCCGGTTATCCCGCACTGATGATTACCGACACCAGTTTCTTAAGAAATCCGCATTACCATCAACCCTCGGATACCGTTGATACACTCGATTTCGAGTTCCTGACGAAAGTAACGCAAGGCAGCCTGGAAGCAACCAGGCAGATCTTGAACCAGGGCTACTAG
- a CDS encoding tetratricopeptide repeat protein, whose product MVLLPASRRKRHLNAAEGYLMLEMPVQALRELSHITGQDRDSEKYCRFLGQSLQLAERFTEALDAYRDAYEKNPQNLTTLMGMAWCFKRTDQLSSAIGIMEEAYQHHADEPVVLYNLSCYFALADDKANALSWLGRALRMEPRLTKLIPEESDFNTLRNDKDFQFVVEAAEGNTSQNS is encoded by the coding sequence ATGGTACTCCTGCCCGCATCTCGACGGAAACGACATCTCAATGCCGCCGAAGGCTATCTGATGCTGGAAATGCCCGTGCAGGCACTGCGTGAGCTGTCCCACATTACCGGTCAAGATCGTGACTCGGAAAAGTACTGCCGTTTTCTGGGTCAGTCGCTGCAACTGGCCGAGCGGTTTACCGAGGCACTTGACGCTTATCGGGACGCTTACGAAAAAAATCCCCAAAACCTGACAACGCTGATGGGGATGGCCTGGTGCTTTAAACGTACCGATCAACTCTCTTCTGCAATCGGGATCATGGAAGAAGCCTACCAGCATCATGCTGACGAACCTGTTGTGCTTTACAACCTGTCCTGCTATTTTGCGCTGGCGGATGACAAAGCCAACGCCCTGTCGTGGCTGGGGCGTGCTTTACGCATGGAACCCCGCCTGACGAAACTGATTCCGGAGGAATCAGACTTCAATACACTGCGAAACGATAAAGATTTTCAGTTCGTCGTCGAAGCTGCAGAAGGTAACACATCACAAAATTCCTGA
- a CDS encoding MBL fold metallo-hydrolase, giving the protein MFFQRYYLDCLSLASYMIADEETGDAVVVDPQRDIEIYLEDAKEHGLQIKHVILTHFHADFIAGHIELQKAVGAQIYLGSRGAAEFPHQSLSEGDELLLGSVKITTMETPGHTPEGISLVVYDLNENQDQPQMILTGDTLFLGDVGRPDLLASLGVTAEELGGMLYDSLHEKILKLPDETLVYPAHGAGSMCGKQLSSEAVTTLGEQRRYNYALQPMSKAAFIDMVTTDLPEAPQYFVHDAILNRKERQTLDESIKAAWHAYSLAEVQQMLNSGTQVIDVRDVAEFAAGHLKGSINIGLEGRYATWAGTMLDKQAPIVVIASEENQIEEAIIRLGRIGFDHVKGFLKDGLNSLQDYPELVSQTRRISAQAMQELDEPVTIIDIRTPAEWNTGHIENSINIPLNHLAEHLSEIPRDQTVIVHCQGGYRSSIAASLLEKQGFDNIIDLVGGFKAWQTIAA; this is encoded by the coding sequence ATGTTCTTTCAACGCTACTATCTGGATTGTCTGTCGCTGGCATCTTACATGATTGCCGATGAAGAAACGGGCGACGCGGTAGTCGTCGACCCGCAACGTGATATTGAGATCTACCTCGAAGATGCGAAAGAGCACGGCCTGCAAATCAAGCACGTGATCCTCACTCACTTCCACGCCGATTTCATCGCCGGTCACATCGAACTGCAGAAAGCCGTGGGCGCTCAGATCTATCTGGGCAGCAGGGGCGCAGCAGAATTCCCTCACCAGTCCCTCTCGGAAGGTGATGAACTGCTGCTGGGTTCAGTGAAAATCACAACCATGGAAACCCCGGGGCACACACCGGAAGGCATCTCGCTGGTCGTTTACGATCTGAATGAGAATCAGGATCAGCCCCAAATGATTCTGACAGGAGACACCCTCTTCCTGGGAGACGTTGGTCGCCCCGACCTGCTGGCTTCCCTGGGTGTCACCGCCGAGGAATTGGGAGGCATGTTGTATGACTCTCTCCATGAGAAGATCCTGAAGCTGCCGGATGAAACTCTGGTCTATCCAGCGCATGGGGCGGGCTCCATGTGTGGCAAACAGCTCAGCAGTGAAGCGGTCACCACACTTGGTGAGCAGCGGCGTTATAATTACGCTCTGCAGCCAATGAGCAAAGCCGCCTTTATTGATATGGTGACCACCGATCTACCGGAAGCACCTCAGTACTTTGTGCACGATGCGATTCTGAATCGCAAGGAACGTCAGACCCTGGATGAAAGTATCAAAGCCGCCTGGCATGCTTACTCATTAGCTGAAGTACAGCAGATGCTCAACAGCGGAACACAGGTGATCGACGTCCGCGATGTCGCCGAGTTCGCAGCAGGCCATCTGAAAGGGAGCATCAATATCGGCCTGGAAGGTCGCTACGCCACATGGGCAGGTACGATGCTGGATAAGCAGGCCCCTATCGTGGTGATTGCCAGTGAAGAGAATCAGATCGAAGAAGCAATCATTCGCCTGGGACGGATTGGCTTTGACCACGTGAAAGGATTCCTGAAAGACGGCCTCAACAGCCTTCAGGACTACCCTGAACTGGTCTCTCAAACCAGGCGGATTTCTGCCCAGGCCATGCAGGAACTGGACGAACCGGTCACCATTATCGATATTCGTACGCCCGCTGAATGGAATACGGGGCATATCGAGAACAGCATCAACATCCCCTTAAATCACCTGGCAGAGCATCTGTCTGAGATCCCCCGGGACCAGACCGTGATCGTCCACTGCCAGGGTGGCTACCGTTCTTCGATTGCCGCCAGCCTGCTGGAGAAACAGGGATTTGACAATATCATCGATCTGGTGGGAGGCTTCAAAGCCTGGCAGACCATCGCTGCCTGA
- a CDS encoding rhodanese-like domain-containing protein gives MAEVKTITPEALARLHSQQDVAVIDVRTPAEFREVHATMARNIPLDKIGTDHIEELTNGSTAEPVYIICQSGNRSSRACQKLIEAGCLNVVSVEGGTKAWEAQGLPVERGKKTISLERQVRIAAGFLVFTGAMLGMFVNPWFSGISGFVGAGLMFAGITDTCGMAMVLAKMPWNQVAGCEQQQCQKAA, from the coding sequence ATGGCAGAAGTCAAAACCATCACACCGGAAGCACTGGCCCGACTGCACAGTCAACAGGATGTTGCAGTCATTGACGTACGGACTCCTGCGGAATTCCGGGAAGTCCACGCTACAATGGCCCGCAACATCCCCCTGGACAAGATCGGGACAGACCATATTGAAGAGCTGACAAATGGCAGCACTGCCGAGCCGGTCTACATTATCTGTCAGAGTGGAAACCGTTCGTCCCGCGCCTGCCAGAAACTGATCGAAGCAGGCTGTCTGAACGTAGTCAGCGTCGAAGGGGGCACCAAAGCCTGGGAAGCACAGGGGTTGCCCGTTGAACGAGGTAAGAAAACGATTTCCCTGGAGCGTCAGGTTCGGATTGCAGCTGGTTTCCTGGTCTTTACCGGTGCCATGCTGGGCATGTTCGTCAATCCCTGGTTCAGTGGGATCTCGGGGTTCGTAGGGGCAGGATTAATGTTTGCCGGTATTACTGATACCTGCGGGATGGCAATGGTACTCGCCAAAATGCCCTGGAATCAGGTTGCCGGCTGTGAACAGCAACAATGTCAAAAAGCAGCTTAA
- a CDS encoding ArsR/SmtB family transcription factor — protein sequence MKLKETPNYDGPALEQAAECLKVLAHPARIRIVQLLLRGRYTVGELAEDCGIPSNVASEHLRLMQRCGFFVSEREGRSVYYSVAEPHLNKIMDCIEGRFFQS from the coding sequence ATGAAACTGAAAGAAACTCCCAATTATGACGGCCCCGCACTGGAACAGGCAGCAGAATGCCTGAAGGTTCTGGCGCACCCGGCTCGCATCCGTATCGTGCAGTTGCTTCTGCGCGGGCGGTACACCGTGGGTGAACTGGCTGAAGACTGTGGAATTCCAAGCAACGTTGCTTCAGAGCATCTGCGGCTGATGCAGCGCTGTGGTTTCTTTGTGAGTGAACGGGAAGGCCGGAGCGTCTATTACAGTGTGGCCGAGCCTCATTTAAATAAGATCATGGATTGCATCGAAGGACGTTTTTTCCAGTCCTGA
- a CDS encoding metallophosphoesterase family protein has protein sequence MSPINPDSRISLGRRAFLQQGALILGGLTAAPLGQLAAAADQKQRGAVRVGLVTDLHYADKPPGGSRHYRETLKKLDEAVTQFKKDEPDFVVFHGDLIDSGKSLEQEKQHLQTIVTAIDAIPYPRYFVLGNHCVDQLTKAEFLKGVGQKESYFSFDRGGYHFVVLDSCFKSDGTPYGRHNFKWTDANMPASELKWLKDDLQQTKLPTIVFVHQPLDLKDTAAHAVKNSSQVRKILESAGNVAAVFQGHSHRNKYSEIGGIHYCTMVAMVEGSGLTNNGYSTLDVYADGSLVLNGFRKQQDYHWS, from the coding sequence ATGTCCCCAATCAATCCTGACTCCCGAATTTCATTAGGCAGACGTGCTTTTCTCCAGCAGGGAGCCCTGATTCTGGGCGGGCTGACTGCAGCGCCGTTGGGGCAACTGGCGGCTGCCGCTGATCAGAAACAAAGGGGGGCAGTCCGCGTGGGGCTGGTTACGGACCTGCACTACGCAGATAAGCCACCGGGAGGCTCGCGTCACTATCGGGAAACTTTGAAGAAACTGGACGAAGCAGTCACTCAGTTTAAGAAAGACGAGCCTGACTTCGTGGTCTTCCATGGCGATCTGATCGATTCCGGTAAGTCGCTGGAGCAGGAAAAACAACATCTGCAGACCATAGTCACAGCCATCGATGCCATTCCCTACCCACGCTATTTTGTGCTGGGGAACCATTGTGTCGACCAGCTGACCAAAGCAGAGTTCCTGAAAGGGGTGGGCCAGAAGGAGTCCTACTTCTCCTTTGATCGGGGCGGCTATCACTTCGTTGTGCTCGATTCCTGTTTCAAAAGCGATGGTACACCCTACGGGCGTCACAATTTTAAATGGACAGACGCTAATATGCCTGCGTCTGAACTGAAGTGGCTCAAGGATGATCTACAGCAGACAAAGCTGCCGACCATCGTCTTTGTGCATCAGCCGCTCGATCTGAAAGACACGGCTGCCCACGCCGTCAAGAATTCTTCGCAAGTCCGTAAAATTCTGGAATCAGCGGGCAATGTCGCCGCGGTCTTTCAGGGGCACAGTCACCGAAATAAATACTCAGAAATTGGTGGTATCCATTACTGCACAATGGTGGCAATGGTGGAAGGTTCGGGACTGACAAATAACGGGTACAGTACCCTGGATGTCTATGCTGACGGTTCCCTGGTGCTCAACGGATTTCGTAAACAGCAGGATTATCACTGGAGCTGA
- a CDS encoding arylsulfatase, which translates to MRRSAPVVLFSLFILGCLTSAVSSAAAAEKQPPNIVFIIADDLGYKELGCYGQKYIKTPNIDKLAKDGIRFTQFYSGNAVCAPSRCNLMTGKHPGHAYVRNNGKPDYVQDMKEKEGWEYPGQHPIPDAEVTIAEMLKQKQYATGAMGKWGLGHFGTTGDPNKQGFDLFYGFNCQVHAHNHYPRFLWRNHTKETLPGNDRTLNGETYSQDKFVEVGMEFIRENKDRPFFLYLPFAVPHLAIQAPEESVAEYRGKIPEEDYKHRGYIKRPDPRAGYAAMITHMDKGVGQIMNLLKELNLDDNTVVFFTSDNGPTYDRLGGSDSVFFESAGPWRGFKGSLYEGGIRVPLVVRWPGHIPEGDVTDHLSAFWDVMPTIAQLTGTKAPADIDGISFVPTLLGKPQEQKQHEYLYWEFPAYTGQQAVHMGDWKGVRQNLLRKKNPQMKIELYNLKDDPGEQHDVADQNPEVVARIKSIMKTGRTPSKMFPFPALDQQ; encoded by the coding sequence ATGCGCCGTTCAGCCCCCGTGGTCTTATTCTCTCTGTTTATTCTTGGTTGTCTGACCAGCGCTGTTTCCAGTGCAGCTGCAGCCGAAAAACAGCCCCCTAACATCGTCTTCATTATCGCTGATGACCTGGGCTACAAAGAACTGGGTTGTTACGGCCAGAAATATATCAAGACGCCTAATATAGACAAGCTTGCTAAAGATGGAATCCGTTTCACCCAGTTCTATTCGGGTAATGCGGTCTGTGCCCCTTCCCGTTGCAATCTGATGACCGGCAAACATCCGGGCCATGCTTATGTGCGTAATAACGGCAAGCCTGACTATGTGCAGGACATGAAAGAGAAAGAGGGCTGGGAGTATCCGGGACAGCATCCGATTCCCGATGCCGAAGTCACCATCGCAGAGATGCTCAAACAGAAACAATATGCCACCGGTGCCATGGGCAAGTGGGGGCTGGGACACTTCGGGACGACCGGAGACCCTAATAAGCAGGGCTTCGATCTGTTTTACGGCTTCAACTGCCAGGTGCATGCCCACAATCACTATCCCCGCTTCCTCTGGCGGAATCACACCAAAGAAACGCTGCCGGGCAACGACAGGACTTTGAATGGCGAAACCTATTCGCAGGACAAATTTGTCGAAGTCGGAATGGAATTCATTCGAGAAAACAAAGATCGTCCCTTCTTCCTCTATCTGCCGTTCGCGGTTCCGCACCTGGCGATTCAGGCACCGGAGGAATCGGTCGCAGAATACCGGGGTAAAATTCCGGAAGAGGATTATAAGCATCGCGGATACATTAAACGCCCCGATCCCCGTGCCGGTTATGCAGCCATGATCACACACATGGACAAAGGCGTTGGCCAGATCATGAACCTGCTCAAAGAATTAAATCTGGATGACAATACCGTGGTCTTTTTCACTTCTGACAACGGTCCGACATACGATCGCCTGGGCGGATCTGATTCGGTCTTCTTTGAATCGGCAGGCCCCTGGCGCGGGTTCAAAGGCAGTCTGTATGAAGGGGGAATCCGTGTGCCACTGGTAGTTCGCTGGCCGGGACACATTCCTGAGGGTGATGTGACCGACCATCTCTCCGCGTTCTGGGATGTCATGCCCACCATCGCACAACTGACGGGAACTAAAGCACCTGCCGACATTGATGGCATCAGCTTCGTACCGACCCTGCTGGGCAAACCGCAGGAGCAGAAGCAGCACGAGTATCTCTACTGGGAGTTTCCGGCGTACACGGGACAGCAGGCGGTTCACATGGGTGACTGGAAAGGCGTGCGTCAGAATCTGTTGCGAAAGAAAAATCCGCAGATGAAGATCGAACTCTACAACCTCAAAGATGATCCAGGCGAACAGCACGACGTGGCTGATCAGAATCCGGAAGTAGTGGCCCGCATCAAATCCATTATGAAAACGGGCCGTACTCCGTCAAAGATGTTTCCGTTTCCGGCACTCGATCAGCAGTAA
- a CDS encoding SGNH/GDSL hydrolase family protein has translation MNTLLRLTTLLSLLIVTLPSLALADEPAKPAPESQPAAEAEPQDPVRLILPPIIYALPGIETSVYFDNVSLTINPGNYVFDVHCNRGHLQQERWTYTPDEKEIGDYKFKLNVLDQNNKIIASQESRLRVVPTAAGKDKPTSLLMIGDSLTHNSVYPRHVFELSEKFHGPKLKLIGSHNPSNEANVRHEGYGGWTAVRFATHFKENARQGNYRERGSPFLYADKNGKPQLDFPRYCKEFNDGNAPDLVTIFLGPNDVYSATDESIEERTDTMVKHLDILVKMIHDFNPKTKIGFMLPVPPAASQDAFGTTNGRQQTRWQYKRNQHYVAERMLKHYGGKEAEQIYLVPTHLNLDCVHNYPAKRVPWNSHSTEETLRQNNAVHPASNGYLQIGDSVFSWIKEVSR, from the coding sequence ATGAACACTCTACTTCGTCTGACCACTCTCTTGAGTCTTTTAATCGTAACGTTGCCGTCACTCGCACTGGCTGATGAACCTGCCAAACCAGCCCCGGAATCTCAGCCAGCCGCGGAAGCAGAACCGCAGGATCCGGTACGGCTGATTCTGCCTCCCATCATCTACGCGCTCCCCGGAATTGAAACCAGTGTCTACTTTGACAATGTGTCGCTCACGATCAACCCGGGGAACTACGTATTTGACGTGCACTGTAACCGGGGACATCTGCAGCAGGAACGCTGGACTTACACGCCCGACGAAAAAGAGATCGGTGATTACAAGTTCAAGCTGAACGTGCTGGATCAGAACAACAAGATCATCGCGTCCCAGGAATCACGCCTGCGGGTCGTCCCCACAGCAGCCGGTAAAGATAAGCCAACCAGTCTCCTGATGATTGGCGACAGCCTGACTCACAATTCGGTTTATCCCCGACACGTATTTGAACTGAGCGAAAAATTCCACGGTCCTAAACTGAAATTGATCGGTTCTCACAACCCAAGCAATGAAGCGAATGTGCGACACGAAGGTTACGGCGGCTGGACTGCAGTCCGTTTTGCGACCCACTTCAAGGAAAATGCCCGCCAGGGAAATTACCGCGAACGAGGCAGCCCATTCCTGTATGCCGATAAAAACGGGAAGCCGCAACTCGACTTTCCCCGTTACTGCAAAGAGTTCAATGACGGCAACGCGCCTGACCTGGTCACAATTTTCCTCGGCCCCAACGATGTCTATTCAGCTACGGATGAGAGCATTGAAGAACGCACGGACACGATGGTCAAGCACCTGGATATTCTGGTCAAGATGATTCACGATTTTAATCCAAAGACCAAAATCGGTTTCATGCTGCCCGTTCCGCCGGCCGCCAGCCAGGACGCGTTCGGTACCACCAATGGTCGGCAGCAGACACGCTGGCAATACAAGCGTAATCAACACTATGTCGCGGAACGGATGCTGAAACATTATGGTGGCAAAGAAGCAGAACAGATCTACCTGGTACCGACACACCTGAACCTTGACTGCGTACACAACTATCCCGCGAAGCGAGTTCCCTGGAACTCACACAGCACAGAAGAAACACTGCGTCAGAACAACGCTGTCCACCCAGCCAGCAATGGTTACCTGCAGATCGGGGACAGCGTGTTCAGCTGGATTAAAGAAGTTTCCCGGTAA